The Methanosphaera sp. BMS genome contains a region encoding:
- a CDS encoding alpha/beta hydrolase, which yields MSKMSRIVEKVMDKKHREYVDDAKKADEHMQQRSQEEDETYKLPKILYQSKVESKTLHGCQMIVFNDNPDSEHVVIYLHGGIYVNEIRKPHIIFCDKLAKDVNATVFAPIYPLAPNHTYDETYGIITRLYESLLKTDKPIIIMGDSAGGGLSVAFCEYLGENDLTQPVNLIAISPWLDVSMSGDYDEVEFDPMLGVDGIREMGKTWAGKLDVKDYRISPLYGDVSKLPKTTLFVGTHEVFYPDVVKFYEKLKDASVDAQLNIGENMTHVYPIYPLVPESKDAYKHIVEVILEK from the coding sequence ATGTCAAAAATGTCAAGGATTGTGGAAAAGGTAATGGATAAAAAGCACCGCGAATACGTTGATGATGCCAAAAAGGCCGATGAACATATGCAGCAGCGATCACAAGAGGAGGATGAGACCTACAAATTGCCGAAGATATTATATCAAAGCAAGGTTGAAAGCAAAACGCTTCATGGCTGTCAGATGATAGTCTTTAATGATAACCCGGATAGCGAGCATGTGGTCATATATCTTCATGGTGGAATATATGTAAACGAGATTAGAAAGCCTCACATCATATTCTGTGATAAGCTTGCAAAGGATGTCAATGCAACGGTATTTGCACCAATATATCCACTTGCTCCAAATCATACATATGATGAAACCTATGGAATCATAACAAGACTATACGAATCACTTTTAAAAACGGATAAGCCTATCATAATAATGGGTGATTCAGCTGGTGGAGGCTTATCGGTGGCATTTTGTGAATATCTTGGAGAAAATGACTTGACTCAACCGGTTAACCTGATTGCTATCTCTCCCTGGCTTGACGTGTCAATGTCCGGGGATTATGATGAGGTTGAATTTGATCCCATGCTTGGAGTGGATGGTATTCGTGAAATGGGCAAGACCTGGGCGGGAAAATTGGATGTGAAGGATTACAGGATAAGTCCGTTATATGGTGATGTTTCAAAGCTTCCAAAAACTACCCTATTCGTTGGAACACATGAAGTATTCTACCCTGATGTCGTCAAATTCTATGAGAAACTGAAAGATGCCAGTGTCGATGCCCAATTGAATATCGGTGAGAACATGACTCATGTGTACCCGATTTATCCATTGGTTCCGGAATCAAAGGATGCATACAAACATATTGTTGAGGTAATCTTAGAGAAGTAG
- a CDS encoding TetR/AcrR family transcriptional regulator: MKKGEKRKQMLLKIAYDMFLTKGYENTPVDEIIEKAQIAKGTYYYYFQSKEQMLEEVIDMMIEHEAEMAEQIIRTDISVPQKIVGILTSMKPTEAEQPIKNTLFQEENVLMHHKVRKKLIDTLTPLLSEVIEEGVNEGIFKCDNIPERVKMLLIISDGTFNEATFSQRDIAVFIDMTEKLLGAENGTMNFIYNLIDKTDMEAVE, encoded by the coding sequence ATGAAAAAAGGTGAAAAAAGGAAACAGATGTTATTAAAGATTGCCTATGATATGTTTCTCACAAAGGGATATGAAAATACCCCCGTCGACGAAATCATAGAAAAAGCACAAATAGCTAAAGGCACATACTACTACTATTTCCAAAGCAAAGAACAGATGCTCGAAGAAGTCATAGACATGATGATTGAACATGAGGCCGAAATGGCAGAACAGATTATCAGAACGGATATTTCAGTACCGCAAAAAATAGTCGGAATACTTACATCAATGAAACCTACCGAAGCAGAACAACCCATAAAAAACACACTTTTCCAAGAGGAAAATGTGTTAATGCACCATAAGGTTAGAAAAAAACTGATTGATACACTTACTCCACTTTTATCCGAAGTTATAGAAGAAGGAGTAAATGAAGGCATCTTTAAATGCGACAATATACCTGAACGTGTTAAGATGCTCCTTATCATAAGTGATGGTACATTTAATGAAGCTACATTCAGTCAACGGGACATTGCAGTCTTCATAGACATGACTGAAAAACTTCTCGGAGCGGAAAACGGAACGATGAATTTCATATACAATCTGATTGATAAAACCGATATGGAGGCGGTCGAATGA
- a CDS encoding CPBP family intramembrane glutamic endopeptidase, whose protein sequence is MNNTGNYKYKPVLFFVMAYVFTWIFWIPAIYLPESISPLLMLVGLMAPAIVSTVFIMMSKSDALKQDFKNKILGFYKVKWLNVLWAVIVFAIVIVCSIMLSLPFGQSLGQFSFTEGFSFTGVGIAGAFITITIASIIEEVGWKGYCEDSIGNYMNWFWESMIFGVLWSLWHLPLIFISGTYQAGLMVNPLYVINFFVSGIPMGFVITWVYLESDRSILACMIFHFFVNFMQEKIALTPETKCLETIVITVLTVIIIMAKKDMFFETNHVGRLLEYSNRD, encoded by the coding sequence ATGAACAATACAGGAAACTACAAATATAAGCCAGTACTCTTTTTTGTGATGGCATATGTTTTTACATGGATATTTTGGATTCCGGCAATCTATTTGCCAGAAAGCATCAGTCCATTACTCATGCTGGTAGGCCTTATGGCTCCAGCTATTGTATCTACAGTTTTCATTATGATGTCAAAATCAGATGCACTTAAGCAGGACTTTAAGAATAAGATATTAGGCTTTTACAAAGTAAAATGGCTGAACGTACTTTGGGCCGTAATTGTATTTGCTATTGTTATAGTCTGTTCTATCATGTTGTCACTACCTTTTGGACAGTCGCTTGGCCAGTTTTCCTTCACTGAAGGCTTTTCTTTCACTGGAGTTGGAATAGCCGGAGCATTCATTACCATTACGATTGCTTCGATAATTGAGGAAGTGGGATGGAAAGGATACTGTGAGGATTCAATCGGTAACTATATGAACTGGTTTTGGGAATCCATGATTTTTGGAGTGCTATGGTCTTTATGGCATCTTCCCTTAATCTTTATTTCGGGAACGTATCAGGCAGGACTTATGGTGAATCCTCTTTATGTGATTAACTTTTTCGTAAGTGGAATCCCAATGGGATTTGTTATTACATGGGTCTATCTTGAAAGTGACCGTTCGATATTGGCTTGCATGATATTCCATTTCTTCGTTAATTTCATGCAGGAGAAAATAGCGTTAACTCCAGAGACAAAGTGCCTGGAGACAATTGTGATAACTGTGCTTACAGTTATTATAATCATGGCTAAAAAAGACATGTTCTTCGAAACTAATCATGTCGGAAGACTACTTGAATACAGTAACAGAGATTAA
- a CDS encoding helix-turn-helix domain-containing protein translates to MDNKTNITEIRKELAGCKDTVRYYERLIAMEYILKGHTIKEASEFVNVSYNTVHRWAKICEKSGLSGLKPNFGGGRPSNLSFDQLVELDQYIMNHKGMTQLDVLNHVKNEYEVEYSLKQIGVIVKKLGYNYSKAYPRFSKTPDDAEEQLKKT, encoded by the coding sequence GTGGATAATAAAACTAATATTACAGAGATTAGAAAAGAATTAGCTGGATGTAAAGATACTGTAAGGTATTATGAACGTCTAATAGCTATGGAATATATTTTAAAAGGTCATACTATCAAAGAAGCGTCTGAATTTGTTAATGTGTCATATAATACAGTCCATAGATGGGCTAAAATTTGTGAAAAGAGTGGATTAAGTGGTTTAAAACCTAATTTTGGTGGTGGAAGACCCTCTAATTTATCATTTGATCAATTAGTTGAATTGGACCAATATATAATGAATCATAAAGGTATGACCCAATTAGATGTATTAAATCATGTTAAAAATGAATACGAGGTTGAATATAGTTTAAAACAAATAGGGGTTATCGTAAAGAAATTAGGATACAATTATAGTAAAGCATATCCTAGATTTTCTAAAACTCCCGATGATGCCGAAGAACAACTAAAAAAAACTTAA
- a CDS encoding transposase, with translation MAIVSPYKFKVNATGSLTINGKSDLLTTHSSTAPEVALALINLRLSNMNNLNNKDILSTIINDIDLSEEEVTKGLNSKNMPKDKFLELIGKTLDKYSEENLETIARILSKKCKSVSTDNVSKRRNEQREIILESIDTELVREICNKEDRICLILDNYSTHRSKYIQEVAKILNITLIYLRPYSPHLNPIEQIWIILKRKLKQYDLESEEFLNNTIIQSYAEIINDNHVINNWYEKYIPKVW, from the coding sequence ATGGCAATTGTTTCACCATATAAATTTAAAGTAAATGCAACAGGTTCATTAACAATTAATGGTAAAAGTGATTTACTCACTACTCACTCTTCAACAGCTCCAGAAGTAGCTTTAGCATTAATAAATCTTAGATTATCTAATATGAATAATTTAAATAACAAAGATATACTTTCAACAATAATTAATGATATAGACCTTTCTGAAGAAGAAGTAACGAAGGGTTTAAACTCTAAAAATATGCCCAAAGATAAATTCTTAGAACTTATTGGAAAAACACTAGATAAATATAGTGAAGAAAATTTAGAAACTATTGCAAGAATTTTAAGTAAAAAATGTAAAAGCGTTTCGACAGATAATGTCTCTAAAAGAAGAAATGAACAAAGAGAAATTATTCTAGAGTCAATTGATACAGAACTAGTTAGAGAAATATGTAATAAAGAAGACAGAATATGTTTAATTTTAGATAATTACAGCACTCACAGATCAAAATATATTCAAGAAGTGGCTAAAATATTGAATATTACTTTAATTTATTTACGACCTTATTCTCCGCATTTAAACCCTATAGAACAAATATGGATAATATTAAAAAGAAAACTAAAACAATACGACTTAGAATCAGAAGAATTTCTCAATAATACAATAATCCAATCCTATGCTGAAATAATCAATGATAATCATGTCATTAATAACTGGTATGAAAAATATATACCAAAAGTTTGGTAA
- a CDS encoding Ig-like domain repeat protein: MKGKLIILLLVTLLLLVGVANAADTNTDGINSDISDSISTDAQVVNEVAVQERQSVSIEDTNRVEKINKKEENLKTASQTHNVSNYANLSYAMGSDDEEVTININSNITLTASPTLNPNIKTLTINGNSYTINGDNKYRFLNIQSNQMVNLNNITITNCHAQNGQGGAIYNNGGTLNITQSNLNNNTATGQGVGCGGAIYNNGGTINITDSNLNNNTATGQQDGYGGAIYNSNSGTLTITDSNLNNNTATGQTYTGYGGAIYNSNSGTLTITDSNLTQNTATGQGQDGWGWGGAIYNHGTLNITQSNLTQNTATGQGQNGVGRGGAIYNSNRGNLTITDSNLTQNTATGQGQNGYGVGGAIYNNGTNSNLTILNSNLTQNTATGQTNGYGYGGAIYNAYGANLNITQSNLTQNKATGQGQNGVGRGGAIYNWDGTLNITDSNLTQNTATGQQDGWGGAIYNVYGTLNITQSNLTQNKATGQQYDGYGGAIYNTFGTLNITQSNLTQNNATGQTNGVGGAIHNSGNLTITNSNLTQNTATGQGQDGYGVGGAIYNNAGGAVIEFNYFIANIAKMTGNAIINDGTAVIEDNEGDTTTQYHGTIYTNSDKTVIIEHNKFHDKLNTNITITTNNTKPVVNDKININVILKDQYGLRLSNQPLNITIDGDKQNMMTNEDGELNIEYIPNHGGTHTVTVTYDGDETYYNCSTSTDITVQYITKINLTLTNTTPLNNTMVLITIQLTDDKDNKLDNKNLTLNINGIIENLRTDNEGRIIKDYTPRWTGTHTITATYDGNSQYNQSTNSTTINVKTLNTQLDITLNDTTPKINTPITINAVLTDENDNKLSNRDVTVNINGKTETLRTDNNGLITTEYTPNRMGTHTITVTYEGNGQYTQSTNSTTIVISKQETIITIKNTPNAMVNKTVTIYGQLLDKTGKLLANQEVIIDMVEESIATTTDEYGNYHVNITPKNNNTVQVTATYNDNDNYTGSTASKSITVNKKDTKITYNIINNTQSNTQLNITVTNTIDNTPITDANIIITGDITKTTTSGIITETTLTPGDYTIQVEFTETNEYKSSTTIINFKVEIDKDAKIRELEEKITQLNNTVNEQNNTINEQNNTINEQNNTINEQNNTINEQNNTIQTLTTQNQNLSNQNTQLQANITQLNNTIKTLNDTIKQQNNTIQTLNNINKQLQANITQLNNTIKTLNNTIKQQNNTIQTLTKENQNQNKTIQNLNNTNKQLQDTIKTLNNTIKQQNNTIQTLTKENQNQNKTIQNLNNTNKQLQDTIKTLNNTIKQQNNTIQTLTKENQNQNKTIQNLNNTNKQLQDTIKTQNNTIKELQEIIKELNKTTTPTPTTTTVSQINGKVGSTTQLKATIKDNNKKAVTTGRVTFKVNGITLKDEPGNTLYALVNNGTATLNYTIPRSWYKDNTTVEATYAGNDKYASSRANNTKNNITPGNVKIQIAKLPTHENGDKIQFVITATDEKGQSITGGTVIIKANGVTLKDSNGKALQANVVNGVAVLDYNITLSAREYNLTAVYAYTGYNRIEATGKLNVTKGEAFIRYTPITTKTTTTRITANIVDKNKNNVSGKVTVGIKLDGKMINTTTATNGIINVTIPTNITTGAHTIELIAGETGAYKSDRITSVLVKK; this comes from the coding sequence ATGAAAGGAAAATTAATAATCCTGCTACTGGTAACATTACTACTACTGGTGGGAGTAGCAAATGCAGCAGACACAAATACTGATGGCATCAACTCTGATATATCTGACAGTATAAGTACAGATGCACAGGTAGTTAATGAAGTAGCAGTACAAGAAAGACAAAGTGTATCCATAGAAGATACCAATAGAGTAGAAAAAATAAACAAAAAAGAAGAAAACTTAAAAACCGCAAGCCAAACCCACAACGTAAGCAATTATGCTAATCTAAGCTATGCAATGGGTAGTGACGATGAAGAGGTAACTATAAACATTAACTCCAACATAACACTCACAGCCAGTCCAACACTAAATCCTAATATAAAGACTCTTACAATAAACGGAAACAGTTACACAATAAACGGAGATAACAAATACCGATTTTTAAATATACAGAGTAATCAAATGGTAAACCTTAACAACATCACAATCACCAACTGTCATGCACAAAATGGACAAGGAGGTGCAATATACAACAATGGTGGTACTCTTAACATAACACAATCCAACCTCAACAACAACACAGCAACAGGACAAGGTGTTGGATGTGGAGGTGCAATATACAACAACGGTGGTACTATTAACATAACAGACTCCAACCTCAACAACAACACAGCAACAGGACAACAAGATGGATATGGAGGTGCAATATACAACAGCAATAGTGGTACTCTTACCATAACAGACTCCAACCTCAACAACAACACAGCAACAGGACAAACATATACTGGATATGGAGGTGCAATATACAACAGCAATAGTGGTACTCTTACCATAACAGACTCCAACCTCACACAAAATACGGCAACAGGACAAGGACAAGATGGATGGGGATGGGGAGGTGCAATATACAACCATGGTACTCTTAACATAACACAATCCAACCTCACACAAAACACAGCAACAGGACAAGGACAAAATGGAGTGGGACGTGGAGGTGCAATATACAACAGCAATAGGGGTAATCTTACCATAACAGACTCCAACCTCACACAAAACACAGCAACAGGACAAGGACAAAATGGATATGGAGTTGGAGGTGCAATATACAACAACGGTACTAACAGTAACTTAACAATATTAAATTCCAACCTCACACAAAACACCGCAACAGGACAAACAAATGGATATGGATATGGAGGTGCAATATACAACGCATATGGTGCTAATCTTAACATAACACAATCCAACCTCACACAAAACAAGGCAACAGGACAAGGACAAAATGGAGTGGGACGTGGAGGTGCAATATACAACTGGGATGGTACTCTTAACATAACAGACTCCAACCTCACACAAAACACTGCAACAGGACAACAAGATGGATGGGGAGGTGCAATATACAACGTATATGGTACTCTTAACATAACACAATCCAACCTCACACAAAACAAGGCAACAGGACAACAATATGATGGATATGGAGGTGCAATATACAACACCTTTGGTACTCTTAACATAACACAATCCAACCTCACACAAAACAACGCAACAGGACAAACAAATGGAGTTGGAGGTGCAATACACAACTCAGGTAATCTTACCATAACAAACTCCAACCTCACACAAAACACCGCAACAGGACAAGGACAAGATGGATATGGAGTTGGAGGTGCAATATACAACAATGCAGGTGGTGCAGTTATAGAATTTAATTATTTCATAGCCAATATTGCAAAAATGACTGGAAATGCCATAATAAATGATGGAACAGCAGTAATAGAAGACAATGAAGGAGATACAACTACTCAATATCATGGAACAATATACACAAACTCAGATAAAACAGTTATAATAGAACATAACAAGTTCCATGACAAACTCAATACAAACATCACAATAACCACAAATAACACCAAACCTGTTGTAAATGATAAGATTAATATAAACGTCATATTAAAAGATCAATACGGACTCAGATTATCCAATCAACCATTAAACATCACCATAGATGGGGATAAACAAAATATGATGACAAACGAAGATGGAGAGCTAAACATTGAATACATACCAAATCATGGAGGAACACATACTGTTACAGTTACATATGATGGAGATGAAACATACTACAACTGCAGCACATCAACAGATATCACTGTTCAGTATATTACAAAAATAAATTTAACACTAACAAATACAACACCATTAAACAATACAATGGTACTAATTACCATACAACTGACCGACGACAAGGACAATAAACTCGACAATAAGAATTTAACCTTAAACATCAATGGAATCATTGAAAATCTACGCACAGACAATGAAGGTAGAATAATTAAAGACTACACGCCAAGATGGACAGGAACACATACAATCACAGCCACATACGATGGAAACAGCCAATACAATCAAAGTACAAACTCAACCACCATAAACGTCAAAACGCTTAATACCCAACTTGACATAACACTAAATGATACTACACCAAAAATAAACACACCAATAACCATAAATGCAGTATTAACTGATGAAAATGATAATAAACTATCAAACAGGGATGTGACAGTAAACATTAATGGAAAAACAGAAACTCTACGAACAGACAATAACGGATTAATAACAACAGAATATACGCCAAACAGGATGGGAACACATACAATAACAGTAACCTATGAAGGAAACGGTCAATACACTCAAAGTACAAACTCAACCACTATTGTCATCTCTAAACAAGAGACAATTATAACCATTAAAAATACTCCAAATGCAATGGTAAACAAAACAGTTACAATATACGGACAACTACTTGATAAAACCGGTAAACTCCTGGCAAACCAGGAAGTCATAATAGATATGGTCGAGGAAAGTATTGCCACGACAACAGATGAATACGGAAACTACCATGTAAATATAACCCCGAAAAACAACAACACAGTACAAGTCACCGCAACATACAATGACAACGACAACTACACCGGAAGCACAGCTTCAAAATCAATAACAGTAAACAAGAAGGATACAAAAATAACATACAACATCATAAACAACACACAATCAAACACACAATTAAACATAACAGTAACCAACACAATTGACAACACCCCAATAACAGATGCCAATATAATCATAACCGGCGACATAACAAAAACCACGACAAGTGGAATAATCACCGAAACCACACTAACACCAGGAGACTACACCATCCAAGTAGAATTTACAGAAACAAACGAGTACAAATCATCCACCACAATAATAAACTTCAAAGTAGAAATAGATAAGGACGCCAAAATAAGAGAACTTGAAGAGAAAATAACCCAACTTAACAATACTGTAAATGAACAGAACAACACCATAAATGAACAAAACAACACCATAAATGAACAAAACAACACCATAAATGAACAAAACAACACCATAAATGAACAAAACAACACCATACAAACATTAACGACACAAAACCAAAACCTAAGCAACCAAAACACACAACTACAAGCAAACATCACACAACTAAACAATACAATAAAAACACTAAACGATACCATAAAACAACAAAATAACACGATACAAACACTAAACAATATAAACAAACAACTACAGGCAAACATCACACAACTAAACAATACAATAAAAACACTAAATAATACCATAAAACAACAAAATAACACCATACAAACACTCACAAAAGAAAATCAAAACCAAAACAAAACAATACAAAACCTAAACAACACCAACAAACAACTACAAGACACCATAAAAACACTAAACAACACAATAAAACAACAGAACAACACCATACAAACACTCACAAAAGAAAACCAGAACCAAAACAAAACTATACAAAACCTAAACAACACCAACAAACAACTACAAGACACCATAAAAACACTAAACAACACAATAAAACAACAAAACAACACCATACAAACACTCACAAAAGAAAACCAGAACCAAAACAAAACAATACAAAACCTAAACAACACCAACAAACAACTACAAGACACAATAAAAACACAAAACAACACAATAAAAGAATTACAGGAAATCATCAAAGAACTAAACAAAACAACCACCCCAACACCAACCACAACAACAGTATCCCAAATAAACGGAAAAGTAGGATCAACCACACAACTAAAAGCAACAATCAAAGACAACAACAAAAAAGCAGTAACCACAGGAAGAGTAACCTTCAAAGTAAACGGAATTACCCTAAAGGATGAACCCGGAAACACGCTATATGCACTCGTAAACAACGGAACTGCAACACTAAACTATACAATACCAAGAAGCTGGTACAAGGACAACACCACTGTAGAGGCAACATACGCAGGAAATGACAAATACGCCTCAAGCCGGGCAAACAATACCAAAAATAACATTACACCAGGAAATGTGAAAATCCAAATAGCAAAACTGCCAACACATGAAAACGGTGACAAAATACAATTTGTCATAACAGCAACAGATGAAAAAGGACAAAGCATAACCGGTGGAACAGTCATAATAAAAGCAAACGGCGTAACACTCAAAGACTCCAACGGTAAAGCCCTACAGGCAAACGTAGTAAACGGAGTAGCAGTACTTGACTACAATATCACCTTAAGTGCAAGAGAATACAACCTCACCGCTGTATACGCATACACCGGATACAACCGTATCGAGGCAACAGGAAAACTTAACGTGACAAAAGGAGAAGCATTCATAAGATACACCCCAATAACAACAAAGACAACAACCACAAGAATAACCGCCAATATCGTAGATAAAAACAAAAACAACGTATCAGGAAAGGTAACTGTTGGTATAAAACTAGACGGCAAGATGATAAACACTACAACGGCAACCAATGGTATAATCAATGTTACAATTCCAACAAACATCACAACAGGAGCACATACAATAGAACTCATAGCCGGTGAAACCGGAGCATACAAATCAGATAGAATAACAAGCGTACTTGTAAAAAAATAG
- a CDS encoding DUF2798 domain-containing protein: MTELKCKECGSTDIVQEGTQYLCQACGTNFSDENLNQDEVEATNNQTPQQYDGTTQQYGAEQQNTYNQQQVPAKRKSMIISMILSVILVGFGLVYLGFIKRWLVALVISIVLSILFLPLGFIWFLYMLYDTYACTNAINNAQVLPKLAGFIDMD, from the coding sequence ATGACGGAATTAAAATGTAAAGAATGTGGAAGCACTGATATAGTTCAAGAAGGAACCCAATATCTATGTCAAGCATGTGGTACAAATTTTTCAGATGAAAACCTGAATCAAGACGAGGTTGAAGCAACAAACAATCAAACACCTCAACAATATGATGGCACAACACAACAATATGGTGCTGAACAGCAGAATACATACAATCAGCAGCAAGTACCTGCAAAAAGAAAAAGTATGATCATTTCAATGATATTATCAGTAATACTTGTAGGATTTGGATTAGTATATCTAGGATTTATAAAAAGATGGCTCGTTGCTCTAGTCATATCTATTGTATTGTCAATATTGTTTTTACCCTTAGGTTTCATATGGTTTTTATACATGTTATATGACACATATGCATGTACTAATGCTATAAACAACGCTCAAGTACTACCTAAATTAGCTGGTTTCATTGACATGGACTAA